A window of Epinephelus fuscoguttatus linkage group LG24, E.fuscoguttatus.final_Chr_v1 contains these coding sequences:
- the cd247 gene encoding T-cell surface glycoprotein CD3 zeta chain, whose product MCGRRQSVSPAIQQLLTTSCSTYRQHQKKKKTSVWFSQLKMELQTWTCVLLLLLAAAVPPAEATTLADPQLCYILDGFLGLYGLIITGMFIKEKFFRSKTKLTEESIYSDLQNQDSEGYHPLMRDPERARNRRPTEEDPYSRLNKTFDGEYKELPANKRERQRKNEQVYQGLSSVTRDTYDSLQMQQLPPR is encoded by the exons ATGTGTGGGAGACGACAGAGCGTGTCACCTGccatacagcagctcctcaccACTTCCTGTTCCACTTACAGACaacaccagaagaagaagaagacgagcGTGTGGTTCAGTCAACTGAAAATGGAGCTCCAGACATGGACGTGTGTTCTCCTGCTGCTACTTGCCGCCGCTGTACCTCCGGCAG AGGCGACAACGCTAGCCGACCCTCAGCTGTGCTACATCCTGGACGGTTTCCTGGGTCTGTACGGACTTATCATCACCGGCATGTTCATCAAGGAGaag TTCTTCAGGAGCAAAACGAAGCTGACCGAGGAGAGCATCTACAGC GATCTGCAGAATCAGGACTCTGAAGGTTACCACCCGCTGATGAGAGATCCAGAGAGAGCCAGA AACCGCAGGCCAACGGAGGAGGACCCGTACTCT CGTCTCAACAAAACCTTCGACGGAGAATACAAAGAACTTCCTGCCAACAAACGAGAG cGTCAGAGGAAGAACGAGCAGGTGTACCAA GGTCTGAGCTCCGTCACCAGAGACACCTATGACTCTCTGCAGATGCAGCAGCTTCCTCCTCGCTAA
- the dnajc27 gene encoding dnaJ homolog subfamily C member 27 — protein METNVPKRRDNKKSLRVKVISLGNAEVGKSCIIKRYCEKRFVPKYLATIGIDYGVTKVQVRDREIKVNIFDMAGHPFFYEVRNEFYKDSQGVLLVYDVGLRESFDALDSWLGEMKQEMGSQANMDSIVFVVCANKVDLTKRRVVDEGEGRLWAESRGFHYFETSAQSGEGINEMFQAFFSSITDMCENGGKRPVSEVSVGFTKEQADTIRRIRNSKDSWDMLGVKPGATREEVNKAYRKLAVLLHPDKCVAPGSEDAFKAVVNARTSLLKNIK, from the exons ATGGAGACAAACGTACCGAAGAGACGAGACAACAAGAAGTCCCTGCGCGTGAAGGTGATCAGTCTCGGAAACGCCGAGGTCGGGAAG AGCTGCATTATCAAACGCTACTGCGAGAAGAGGTTCGTCCCCAAATATCTTGCCACCATCGGCATCGACTACGGCGTCACCAA AGTTCAGGTTCGAGACAGAGAGATTAAAGTGAACATCTTTGACATGGCGGGTCATCCTTTCTTCTATGAA GTGCGTAACGAGTTCTATAAGGACAGTCAGGGCGTGCTGCTGGTGTACGACGTGGGCCTCAGGGAGAGCTTTGACGCCCTGGACAGCTGGCTCGGGGAGATGAAACAGGAAATGGGCTCGCAGGCCAACATGGACAGCATTGTGTTTGTCGTCTGCGCCAACAAG GTGGACCTGACAAAGCGGCGGGTGGTGGATGAGGGGGAGGGGCGTCTTTGGGCGGAGTCCAGAGGGTTCCATTACTTTGAGACGTCGGCGCAGAGCGGCGAGGGGATCAACGAGATGTTCCAG GCGTTCTTCTCCTCCATCACCGACATGTGTGAGAATGGCGGGAAGCGTCCGGTGTCAGAGGTCAGCGTCGGCTTCACCAAAGAGCAGGCTGACACCATCCGACGGATCCGGAACAGCAAAGACTCATGGGATATGCTGGGGGTCAAACCTGGTGCCACACG ggAGGAGGTGAACAAGGCGTACAGGAAGTTGGCGGTTCTGCTGCACCCGGACAAGTGCGTGGCCCCCGGCAGTGAGGACGCCTTCAAGGCGGTGGTGAACGCTCGCACGTCGCTGCTGAAGAACATTAAATAA
- the LOC125885248 gene encoding putative protein CRIPAK, whose amino-acid sequence MHLCSPAFTCGHLSITCVHLSITCGHLSITCGHLWSPAFTCVHLCSTVNHLCSPVFTCLYLCSPVFTCLYLCSTVHHLWSPVFTCLYLCSPVVTCLYLCSPVFNCPSPVVTCVHLPLPVVTCVHPSITCVQLSITCGHLPVVTCVHLSIICGHLPVVTCVHLSITCGHLYSPVFTCPSPVHHLWSLVFTCVHLSITCGHLWLPVFTCPSPVDTCIHLCSPYHHLLSSVFTCGHLWSLVFTCVHLSITCGYLCSPVRHLWLPVFTCPSPVVTCLYLWSPVHHLWPPAFTCGHLCSPVHHLWLPVFTCPSPVVTCVHLSITCGHLPLPVVTCPSPVFTCVHLSITCGHLSITCGHLPLPVVTCVHLSITCGHLYSPVFTCPSPVVTYLYLCSPVHHLWPPAFICGHLCSAVHHLWSLVFTCGHLTITCGHTWLPVVTLPSPVVTCGYLSITFRRLIIR is encoded by the coding sequence ATGCACCTGTGTTCACCCGCCTTTACCTGTGGTCACCTGTCCATCACCTGTGTTCACCTGTCCATCACCTGTGGTCACCTGTCCATCACCTGTGGTCACCTGTGGTCACCTGCCTTTACCtgtgttcacctgtgttcaACTGTCAATCACCtgtgttcacctgtgttcacctGCCTTTACCtgtgttcacctgtgttcacctGCCTTTACCTGTGTTCAACTGTCCATCACCTGTGGTCACCTGTGTTCACCTGCCTTTACCTGTGTTCACCTGTGGTCACCTGCCTTTACCtgtgttcacctgtgttcaACTGTCCGTCACCTGTGGTAACCTGTGTTCATCTGCCTTTACCTGTGGTCACCTGTGTTCACCCGTCCATCACCTGTGTTCAACTGTCCATCACCTGTGGTCACCTGCCTGTGGTCACCTGTGTTCACCTGTCCATCATCTGTGGTCACCTGCCTGTGGTCACCTGTGTTCACCTGTCCATCACCTGTGGTCACTTGTATTCACCTGTGTTCACGTGTCCATCACCTGTCCATCACCTGTGGTCACTTGTATTCACCTGTGTTCACCTGTCCATCACCTGTGGTCACCTGTGGTTACCTGTGTTCACCTGTCCATCACCTGTGGACACTTGTATTCACCTGTGTTCACCTTACCATCACCTGTTGTCATCTGTGTTTACCTGTGGTCACCTGTGGTCACTTGTATTTACCTGTGTTCACCTGTCCATCACCTGTGGTTACCTGTGTTCACCTGTCCGTCACCTGTGGTTACCTGTATTCACCTGTCCATCACCTGTGGTCACCTGCCTTTACCTGTGGTCACCTGTCCATCACCTGTGGCCACCTGCCTTTACCTGTGGTCACCTGTGTTCACCTGTCCATCACCTGTGGTTACCTGTGTTCACCTGTCCATCACCTGTGGTCACCTGTGTTCACCTGTCCATCACCTGTGGTCACCTGCCTTTACCTGTGGTCACTTGTCCATCACCTGTGTTTACCTGTGTTCACCTGTCCATCACCTGTGGTCACCTGTCCATCACCTGTGGCCACCTGCCTTTACCTGTGGTCACCTGTGTTCACCTGTCCATCACCTGTGGTCACTTGTATTCACCTGTGTTCACCTGTCCATCACCTGTGGTCACCTACCTTTACCTGTGTTCACCTGTCCATCACCTGTGGCCACCTGCCTTTATCTGTggtcacctgtgttcagctgtcCATCACCTGTGGTCACTTGTATTCACCTGTGGTCACCTTACCATCACCTGTGGTCACACGTGGTTGCCTGTGGTCACCTTACCATCACCTGTGGTCACATGTGGTTACCTGTCTATCACCTTCAGGCGACTCATCATTAGGTAA
- the creg1 gene encoding protein CREG1 — MRAVLRFPCVLLLGLLWASVPGSRARIPPHDQVARVARFVAHLCDWASMATISTHKPVEGQPFSNTFSVSDGPVGSGTGVPYMYLTHMEISVQDLQVSPQASLSMSLAQTDYCKQQGFDPQSPLCAHIILSGSVLQVNGTEAEFAKKSLFSRHPEMIDWPSDHNWFFAKFNITQVWVLDYFGGVKTVTPEEYFQASPYRKHH, encoded by the exons ATGAGAGCTGTCCTGCGGTTTCCGTGTGTGCTCCTTCTCGGCCTCCTCTGGGCCTCCGTCCCCGGCTCCCGGGCCCGGATCCCGCCTCACGACCAGGTGGCCCGGGTCGCGCGCTTCGTGGCCCACCTGTGCGACTGGGCCTCCATGGCCACCATCTCCACTCACAAGCCGGTGGAGGGGCAGCCGTTCTCCAACACCTTCTCCGTGAGCGACGGGCCGGTGGGCTCCGGTACCGGGGTGCCCTACATGTACCTGACCCACATGGAGATCTCTGTGCAGGACCTGCAG GTGTCCCCCCAGGCGTCCCTGTCCATGTCCCTGGCTCAGACAGATTACTGCAAACAGCAGGGCTTCGACCCTCAGAGTCCACTCTGTGCTCACATCATCCTGTCTGGATCTGTCCTCCag GTGAACGGGACGGAGGCGGAGTTTGCTAAGAAGTCTCTGTTCAGTCGACACCCGGAGATGATTGACTGGCCCTCTGACCACAACTGGTTCTTCGCCAAGTTCAACATCACACAG GTGTGGGTGTTGGATTATTTTGGCGGGGTGAAGACCGTTACTCCGGAGGAATATTTCCAGGCCTCTCCGTACAGGAAGCACCACTGA